A genomic stretch from Sulfurimonas sediminis includes:
- the fliF gene encoding flagellar basal-body MS-ring/collar protein FliF has protein sequence MDFKVLFSQLSVLYAKLTKQQKMIIAAAVIGIVAFLIFLVVFTAKKTSLDRYEVLFDSLTPSEAAKVVEQLEKDNIPYKIEANNVIKVPRDIVYKERISIASLGIPKNRGVGFELFDKQEFGATSFDQKIKHLRALEGELSRTISALSPVEKATVSLALPKETLFVSKQVDPTASVMVQLVEGRMLTSKQIRGIKNLVAAAVPKLKPSNVMLIDSDGVTLGDDDEMAQMSELSIAQQKYKIKEEKKKQEKIIDVIAPFVGGSDKVVAQVTIEFDFSQKNSTSEKYDPENVVRSEQVNEEKREGSAPKEVGGVPGTVSNIGPVQGLASNKMVEKYSKNSGTTNYEVGKTVSTTKSQFARIKRITAAVVVDGKYKPKLDKEGNPTDEMEYVPLDAADINALTSLASRSIGIDQNRGDQISVQNLQFERASASRGAQGVNKAIAFSETYLAPFSGLLKYLFVFILLFVLYKKVIAPFADKMLEVSKEEEELVAPSLELDEEEGDDLVEKVQKMRKKVEEQLGMGSNFNEDDLKHEVILEKVKTMAEDTPEEVASLLEALLSEESEVPAKERK, from the coding sequence ATGGATTTTAAAGTACTTTTTTCGCAATTATCAGTTTTGTATGCAAAACTTACAAAACAGCAAAAAATGATTATAGCAGCTGCTGTAATAGGTATTGTTGCTTTTTTGATTTTTTTAGTTGTTTTTACTGCCAAAAAAACTTCACTTGACAGATATGAAGTACTTTTTGATTCTTTGACACCCTCAGAAGCTGCAAAAGTTGTAGAACAGCTTGAAAAAGACAATATTCCTTATAAGATCGAAGCAAACAATGTTATCAAAGTGCCTCGTGACATTGTGTATAAAGAGAGGATTTCCATTGCCTCTTTGGGTATTCCAAAAAACAGAGGTGTAGGATTTGAACTTTTTGACAAACAGGAATTCGGTGCTACAAGCTTTGATCAAAAAATCAAGCATCTGCGTGCATTGGAAGGCGAACTTTCCCGTACTATCAGTGCACTTTCCCCTGTAGAAAAAGCAACAGTGAGTCTTGCTTTGCCGAAAGAGACGCTCTTTGTATCCAAACAGGTTGATCCGACAGCCTCTGTAATGGTGCAGTTGGTTGAGGGAAGGATGCTTACTTCCAAGCAAATAAGGGGAATTAAAAATCTTGTCGCAGCAGCTGTGCCAAAATTAAAACCTTCTAATGTAATGCTGATTGACAGTGACGGCGTAACACTTGGTGATGATGATGAAATGGCACAGATGAGTGAACTCTCCATTGCCCAGCAAAAATATAAAATAAAAGAAGAGAAAAAAAAGCAGGAAAAAATCATTGATGTTATTGCACCTTTTGTAGGCGGCAGTGACAAGGTTGTGGCACAGGTAACCATAGAATTTGATTTTTCGCAAAAAAACTCTACTTCCGAAAAATATGATCCTGAAAATGTTGTACGAAGCGAACAGGTTAATGAAGAAAAAAGGGAAGGAAGCGCACCAAAAGAAGTCGGAGGAGTTCCGGGAACTGTGAGTAACATCGGCCCGGTACAGGGGCTTGCCTCAAATAAAATGGTAGAGAAATATTCAAAAAACTCCGGTACAACGAATTATGAAGTCGGAAAAACCGTCAGCACCACAAAGAGCCAGTTTGCAAGAATCAAAAGGATAACGGCTGCAGTTGTCGTTGACGGAAAATACAAACCAAAACTGGACAAAGAGGGGAATCCGACTGATGAGATGGAGTATGTGCCTTTGGATGCTGCGGACATAAATGCCTTAACCTCTCTTGCCAGCCGTTCTATCGGTATTGATCAAAACAGAGGCGATCAAATCAGTGTACAAAATTTGCAGTTTGAAAGAGCGTCTGCAAGCAGAGGTGCTCAGGGCGTCAATAAAGCCATCGCATTCAGTGAAACATATCTGGCGCCATTTTCCGGTTTGCTGAAATATCTGTTTGTGTTTATTCTGTTGTTTGTTTTGTACAAAAAAGTCATTGCTCCCTTTGCGGACAAGATGCTCGAAGTGTCAAAAGAAGAAGAAGAGCTTGTTGCCCCTTCACTGGAGCTGGATGAAGAAGAGGGCGATGATTTGGTAGAAAAAGTACAAAAAATGCGTAAAAAAGTTGAAGAGCAACTTGGTATGGGAAGTAATTTTAATGAAGATGACCTCAAACATGAGGTTATCTTGGAAAAAGTAAAAACTATGGCGGAAGATACACCCGAAGAGGTGGCTTCTTTGCTGGAGGCTCTTTTGAGTGAAGAGTCTGAAGTCCCCGCAAAAGAGAGGAAGTAA
- the hisC gene encoding histidinol-phosphate transaminase codes for MKFNKKLQNIKTYEAGKPIELVVREFGIEPKDIVKLASNENPYGCSPKVQSAVAKIIPNMALYPDDSMLKLKNALTKKYALEHKNLIIGSGSDQVIEFIMHAKADENSKILMNSVTFAMYEIYAKHVGAEIVRTASQEHDLDEFYGLYKATNPAIIFLCTPNNPTGDAIDTDKLMEFIEKIDNDTLVVVDGAYMEYAAYKDESKKIMPQELVEKFENVIYLGTFSKAYGLGGMRVGYGISSENIIKELYKLRPPFNITTLSLEAASVALEDEEFVNNCIALNFQEMKRYEEFANEQKIDIIESYTNFVTLCLNNTQNSTEISNALLRKGMIVRDLSGYGMNAIRVTVGTKEQNSRFFELASLLL; via the coding sequence GTGAAATTTAATAAAAAACTGCAAAATATCAAGACTTATGAGGCGGGCAAGCCTATAGAACTTGTCGTACGTGAATTCGGCATAGAACCAAAAGATATTGTAAAACTTGCTTCAAATGAAAATCCGTACGGATGCTCCCCCAAAGTGCAAAGCGCCGTGGCAAAAATTATACCGAATATGGCACTTTATCCTGATGACAGTATGCTTAAACTTAAAAATGCATTAACAAAAAAATATGCACTGGAACACAAAAATCTTATTATCGGCAGTGGCAGTGATCAGGTTATAGAATTTATTATGCATGCAAAAGCTGATGAAAATTCCAAAATACTGATGAACAGTGTGACCTTCGCAATGTATGAGATTTATGCAAAACATGTCGGGGCAGAGATTGTGAGAACTGCATCACAGGAGCATGATTTGGATGAGTTTTACGGGCTTTATAAAGCGACAAATCCTGCGATAATTTTTTTGTGTACACCGAATAACCCGACAGGGGATGCGATAGATACAGACAAATTGATGGAGTTTATAGAAAAGATCGACAATGACACGTTGGTTGTTGTAGACGGTGCCTATATGGAATATGCCGCATATAAAGATGAAAGTAAAAAAATCATGCCTCAAGAGTTGGTTGAAAAATTTGAAAATGTCATTTATCTGGGTACTTTTTCAAAAGCCTACGGACTTGGAGGCATGCGTGTCGGGTATGGTATTTCGTCAGAAAATATTATAAAAGAACTTTATAAACTGAGACCGCCTTTTAACATAACGACATTGTCACTTGAAGCTGCGAGTGTTGCACTTGAAGATGAGGAATTTGTAAATAATTGTATCGCTTTAAATTTCCAGGAGATGAAACGCTATGAAGAGTTTGCAAATGAGCAAAAAATAGATATAATAGAGAGTTATACAAACTTTGTTACTTTATGTCTGAATAACACACAAAATTCGACAGAAATTTCTAATGCTTTATTGCGTAAAGGAATGATAGTACGGGATTTAAGTGGTTATGGAATGAATGCAATTCGTGTAACTGTCGGAACAAAAGAGCAAAACAGCCGTTTTTTTGAACTTGCATCACTGTTATTATAA
- a CDS encoding type IV pilus twitching motility protein PilT, giving the protein MNTEVDVSKLTFEQLKKIRLHLKKMIEVGGSDLHVKANAVIRARINGNIVQFSGGILTKEDALIFAKELLKGRFAEFVAKKELDLVYPYDENNRFRVNIFFQMDGVSAVFRVIPIKIPSFEELHLPDIVKSFTQRERGLVLVTGVTGSGKSTTLAALINEINLTKKKHIITIEDPIEFVHKDRNCIINQRSVGQDTLSFGTALRAALREDPDIILVGEMRDQETINLALHAADTGHLVFSTLHTVDAKETVNRIIAQFPTEEQNRVRLSLAGVLQGVVSQRLIPALNEGRRAALEVLVRTPTIEKLILENRDYEIRDAIEAGKEHYKSQSFDQAILDLYNEGVISKEEALNNATSASDVELKMNGLISGTMADMAEENELPKVEISSDDDDIFDLK; this is encoded by the coding sequence ATGAATACAGAGGTTGATGTCAGTAAGTTAACATTTGAGCAGTTAAAAAAAATACGCCTGCACCTTAAAAAGATGATAGAGGTAGGAGGCAGTGACTTACATGTAAAGGCCAATGCTGTAATTCGGGCCAGGATTAATGGAAATATTGTTCAGTTTTCCGGTGGTATTTTAACAAAAGAGGATGCTCTGATATTTGCAAAAGAACTTTTAAAAGGGCGTTTTGCTGAGTTTGTTGCAAAAAAAGAGCTCGATTTGGTATATCCTTATGATGAAAACAATCGTTTCCGTGTCAATATATTTTTTCAGATGGACGGAGTATCGGCAGTATTTCGTGTGATTCCTATCAAAATTCCTTCATTTGAAGAACTTCATTTGCCGGATATTGTCAAAAGTTTTACACAAAGAGAAAGAGGCCTGGTTCTTGTGACGGGTGTTACCGGAAGCGGTAAGTCTACAACACTTGCAGCACTTATCAATGAGATTAATCTTACGAAGAAAAAGCACATCATTACCATTGAAGATCCGATTGAATTTGTACACAAGGACAGAAACTGTATCATCAATCAGCGTTCTGTAGGACAGGATACACTCTCTTTTGGAACGGCTCTGCGTGCAGCACTTCGTGAAGATCCTGATATTATTCTGGTAGGGGAAATGCGGGATCAGGAGACGATAAACCTTGCACTGCATGCGGCAGACACCGGTCACCTTGTTTTTTCAACACTGCATACTGTTGATGCAAAAGAAACTGTTAACCGTATCATTGCGCAGTTTCCGACAGAGGAACAAAACCGTGTGCGTCTTTCACTTGCAGGTGTTTTGCAGGGAGTCGTATCCCAGAGGCTTATCCCTGCACTTAATGAAGGGCGTCGTGCTGCTCTTGAAGTATTAGTACGCACTCCGACAATTGAAAAACTCATTTTGGAAAACAGAGATTACGAAATTCGTGATGCAATTGAAGCAGGAAAAGAGCATTACAAATCACAAAGTTTTGATCAGGCTATCCTGGATCTTTACAATGAAGGTGTCATTTCCAAGGAAGAAGCGCTTAACAATGCGACGAGTGCTTCTGATGTAGAGCTGAAAATGAACGGACTTATAAGCGGAACAATGGCAGATATGGCTGAAGAAAATGAACTGCCAAAAGTTGAAATATCTTCTGACGATGATGATATTTTTGATTTAAAGTAA
- the lysA gene encoding diaminopimelate decarboxylase has protein sequence MIDFKALADEYGTPLYVYDFDYMSAQYTELKEAFRGRKSIIAYAVKANSNLSVVRHFAKMGSGADCVSIGEVRRALLAGIPAYKIIFSGVGKSDEEIREALEKDILYINVESEAELERVEAIAKRLDKPSRISIRVNPNIDPQTHPYISTGLHDNKFGVDLSSAKRMYIKAKNSQYLDPVGIHFHIGSQLTQLQPIREAAEIVADLVRSLQAIDIELKFFDIGGGLGIKYDNEETINPYDYAQAILGTLTALDLTILCEPGRFLTANAGYFVTRVLYEKQNGDKKFVVVDGAMNDLLRPALYNAYHKIEAITENKDPVREVDIVGPVCESGDFFAKNYPLPELKRNDLLVIHSAGAYGFGMGSNYNTRGRSAEVAVENSKARLIRKRECFEDLICLEQEFLVD, from the coding sequence ATGATTGATTTTAAAGCATTGGCAGATGAGTATGGAACACCCTTGTACGTATATGATTTTGATTATATGTCCGCACAGTATACAGAGTTAAAAGAGGCATTCAGAGGACGTAAGTCTATTATTGCCTATGCAGTAAAAGCAAATTCAAATTTAAGCGTTGTGCGTCATTTTGCAAAAATGGGCAGTGGTGCTGACTGTGTTTCTATCGGAGAAGTGCGTCGTGCTCTTTTGGCAGGAATCCCCGCTTATAAAATTATATTTTCCGGTGTCGGCAAAAGTGATGAAGAGATACGTGAAGCGCTAGAAAAAGACATTTTATATATCAATGTTGAAAGCGAAGCGGAACTTGAGCGGGTTGAGGCTATTGCAAAGAGACTGGACAAGCCTTCACGCATAAGTATCAGAGTAAATCCCAATATTGACCCGCAGACACATCCTTATATTTCTACAGGACTGCATGACAATAAATTTGGTGTAGATCTCTCAAGTGCCAAACGTATGTATATCAAGGCTAAAAATTCCCAGTATCTGGATCCTGTCGGTATTCATTTTCATATAGGTTCACAACTGACACAGCTGCAGCCGATAAGAGAAGCTGCCGAAATAGTTGCAGATTTGGTACGTTCACTGCAGGCTATTGATATAGAGTTGAAGTTTTTTGATATCGGTGGGGGACTTGGCATAAAATATGACAATGAAGAGACAATAAATCCATATGATTATGCACAGGCAATTTTAGGAACACTTACGGCACTGGATTTGACGATTCTTTGTGAACCTGGCAGGTTTTTGACGGCAAATGCAGGGTACTTTGTGACGAGAGTTCTTTATGAAAAACAAAACGGTGACAAAAAATTTGTTGTTGTTGACGGTGCGATGAATGATCTGCTTCGGCCAGCACTCTACAATGCATATCATAAGATAGAAGCGATTACAGAGAACAAAGATCCGGTGAGAGAAGTAGACATAGTCGGTCCGGTGTGTGAAAGCGGTGACTTTTTTGCGAAAAACTATCCTCTGCCGGAGCTAAAGAGAAATGATCTGCTTGTGATTCACAGTGCAGGTGCCTATGGCTTTGGCATGGGAAGCAATTACAATACACGTGGACGAAGTGCGGAAGTCGCTGTTGAAAACTCCAAAGCAAGACTTATCAGAAAAAGAGAGTGCTTTGAAGATCTTATCTGTCTAGAACAAGAATTTTTAGTAGATTAA
- the pth gene encoding aminoacyl-tRNA hydrolase: MLIVGLGNPGSDYKATRHNIGFMVIDELIRRHNASKISSSSFQGELYKFQNHFLLKPLTYMNLSGESVVKVKQFYKIEDVVVIHDDLDLPFGALRFKKGGGHGGHNGLKSIDSKISREYVRVRMGIAKPANKGEVASYVLSPFSATEQKCLPEWIDKCCDAVEFLLTHSLEETRCKYSQKAMEC, encoded by the coding sequence ATGCTTATAGTTGGGCTGGGAAACCCTGGATCCGACTATAAAGCTACACGCCATAATATCGGCTTTATGGTTATAGATGAACTGATTCGTCGTCATAATGCCAGCAAAATCTCCTCCTCATCATTTCAAGGTGAACTCTATAAATTTCAAAATCATTTTTTATTAAAACCGTTGACATATATGAATCTTTCCGGAGAATCTGTTGTAAAAGTAAAGCAGTTTTACAAAATTGAAGATGTTGTTGTGATACATGATGATTTGGATCTTCCCTTTGGTGCCTTGCGTTTTAAAAAAGGCGGAGGACATGGCGGGCATAACGGTCTCAAATCAATAGATTCAAAAATATCCCGTGAATATGTCAGAGTAAGAATGGGCATAGCAAAACCAGCGAATAAGGGAGAAGTCGCCTCTTATGTATTGAGTCCTTTTAGTGCAACAGAACAAAAATGTCTGCCGGAATGGATAGATAAATGTTGTGATGCAGTGGAGTTTTTACTGACACATTCATTGGAAGAGACACGATGCAAATACTCCCAAAAGGCAATGGAATGTTAG
- the pheA gene encoding prephenate dehydratase translates to MKTLDDCREAIDEIDNEMLTLLNKRMKVVQRVGEIKKETGGAIYRPEREKAIIDRLVSLNEKEGGLLNYKAIEAIFLEIFAVARNLELPERIAYLGPEGSFTHQAAESRFGAMSDYLSLNSIASVFKTLESGRAKFAVVPIENSRDGIVGETLDLLAKSSMKIVAELYMPIHMSFATKAEKLEDITKIYSKDKGFGQCREFLNEHGLINVELIPVESTAKAAILAAREPNSAAICSHIAAKLYGLPTLFENIEDAIDNTTRFVILSDFKNAVSENDKTSILVRLKDAVEAGSLVRFLQDFEEEKINLSKIESRPSRDKGGFGYWFYIDFYGHIDEEKIQKVIQKHKDEVTWLGSYVKGEE, encoded by the coding sequence ATGAAAACTTTAGATGACTGTAGAGAAGCGATAGATGAAATAGACAATGAGATGCTTACACTGCTGAATAAGCGTATGAAAGTTGTCCAGAGAGTCGGAGAAATTAAAAAAGAGACCGGTGGCGCAATCTATAGACCCGAACGTGAAAAAGCAATTATTGACAGACTGGTTTCTTTGAATGAAAAAGAGGGCGGACTGTTAAATTACAAAGCGATAGAAGCGATATTTCTAGAAATTTTTGCTGTGGCAAGAAACTTGGAACTGCCGGAACGTATAGCCTATTTGGGGCCTGAAGGGAGTTTTACGCATCAGGCGGCTGAGAGCCGTTTTGGGGCTATGAGTGACTATCTTTCTTTAAACTCTATCGCTTCTGTATTTAAAACACTTGAATCTGGCCGTGCCAAGTTTGCCGTTGTGCCTATTGAAAATTCCCGTGACGGAATTGTCGGAGAGACACTTGATCTGCTGGCAAAAAGTTCTATGAAAATTGTTGCAGAACTTTATATGCCGATTCATATGTCTTTTGCAACAAAGGCAGAAAAACTTGAGGATATTACAAAAATCTACTCAAAAGACAAAGGGTTTGGACAGTGTCGGGAATTTTTAAATGAACACGGTTTGATCAATGTTGAACTGATTCCGGTAGAATCGACGGCAAAAGCAGCCATTTTGGCGGCACGTGAGCCAAATTCAGCTGCAATATGCTCTCATATTGCAGCAAAACTGTATGGACTGCCTACTCTGTTTGAAAACATTGAAGATGCCATAGACAATACAACGCGTTTCGTCATTTTAAGTGATTTTAAAAATGCTGTCAGTGAAAATGATAAAACTTCGATACTGGTACGATTAAAAGACGCTGTTGAAGCTGGTTCTCTGGTGCGTTTTTTACAGGATTTTGAAGAAGAGAAGATAAATCTTTCAAAAATTGAGTCTCGTCCCTCAAGAGACAAAGGTGGTTTTGGCTACTGGTTTTATATAGACTTTTATGGTCACATAGATGAGGAAAAGATTCAAAAAGTTATACAAAAACATAAAGACGAAGTCACTTGGCTTGGAAGTTACGTAAAGGGTGAAGAGTGA
- a CDS encoding HAD-IIA family hydrolase has translation MYFIDVQGTLISDEDKSPIDGSREFIQMLNREHIPYMIITNNTKKASQDFLAYLNRLGFEFDATKYLDPLMLLESRVEKEAVAAYGAQEFLQTLQSMGYKLDYTNPKTVLIAIKENFSADEYAQMIDFLLDGAKLVGMHETSIYAKNNRRYPGVGAILKMLEFATSCSYDVVGKPSQAFYNEALKRIKRQNPAADFQNITIISDDVKGDLGGAKELGMKTLFVTSGKYKSAEEIVPFLKEANIPDFIYKNMQDILIRHKMEQ, from the coding sequence ATGTATTTTATAGATGTGCAGGGAACGCTTATCAGTGATGAAGACAAATCTCCAATAGACGGAAGCAGGGAGTTTATACAAATGCTCAACCGTGAGCATATCCCTTATATGATTATAACGAATAATACAAAAAAAGCATCACAGGATTTTTTGGCATATCTGAACAGACTGGGTTTTGAGTTTGACGCGACAAAGTACCTTGACCCTTTAATGCTTCTGGAATCCCGTGTAGAAAAAGAGGCTGTAGCCGCATATGGGGCACAAGAGTTTTTGCAGACACTGCAAAGTATGGGATACAAACTTGACTACACAAATCCCAAAACAGTACTGATTGCCATAAAAGAGAATTTTTCTGCGGATGAATATGCGCAAATGATAGATTTTTTACTTGATGGTGCGAAACTTGTCGGTATGCATGAGACATCTATTTATGCAAAAAACAACAGGCGCTACCCTGGAGTAGGTGCTATTTTGAAGATGCTTGAATTTGCGACAAGCTGTTCTTATGATGTTGTAGGCAAACCGAGTCAGGCATTTTACAATGAAGCCCTCAAAAGAATTAAAAGACAAAATCCTGCCGCAGATTTTCAAAACATAACTATCATCAGTGATGATGTCAAAGGTGACCTGGGCGGAGCAAAAGAGCTTGGTATGAAAACACTCTTTGTAACAAGCGGAAAATATAAAAGTGCCGAGGAAATTGTCCCTTTTTTAAAAGAAGCAAACATCCCCGATTTTATATATAAAAATATGCAGGATATTTTAATCCGCCACAAGATGGAGCAATAA
- a CDS encoding 50S ribosomal protein L25/general stress protein Ctc, with translation MLEGIVRESIGKKGTKALRRDGYLIANIYGKGLENINAAFKENEYIRTVRNKNTLAFPVSIDGKEMQVVVQAYESHPVTGKLLHVDLMVAQPGVVTHYMVPVEAVGDSIGVKNKGLVNISKRRLRVKAKIEDLPKAITIDVTDMDIGDAKLIRDIEVTENVQFTDADRVAVLSIIKAK, from the coding sequence ATGTTAGAAGGTATAGTTAGAGAGAGTATTGGCAAAAAGGGCACAAAAGCGCTTCGCCGTGATGGTTATCTAATTGCGAATATTTACGGAAAAGGGCTTGAAAATATCAATGCCGCATTTAAAGAAAATGAGTATATCCGTACTGTTCGTAATAAAAACACATTGGCATTTCCGGTTTCAATTGATGGAAAAGAGATGCAGGTTGTTGTTCAGGCATATGAGTCTCATCCGGTAACAGGAAAACTTTTACATGTAGATTTAATGGTGGCACAGCCAGGTGTTGTAACACATTATATGGTTCCTGTTGAAGCGGTCGGTGATTCAATCGGTGTGAAAAACAAAGGACTTGTAAATATTTCAAAAAGACGTTTAAGAGTCAAAGCCAAGATTGAAGATTTACCAAAAGCAATTACAATTGATGTAACAGATATGGATATTGGTGACGCTAAGCTTATTCGTGACATCGAAGTAACTGAAAATGTACAATTTACAGATGCTGACCGTGTTGCCGTACTAAGTATTATCAAAGCTAAGTAG
- the fliG gene encoding flagellar motor switch protein FliG yields MSTLTQQQQAALDEMSMAEKIAILLLQLGEDATAAIFSNMGVEAITEISKYIAANKTIDKAIATAVLEEFHAIFQSGQYMTSGGMEYARELLYRTLGPEEAKKILDKLSKSMQNTQNFAYLSKIKPQQLSDFIINEHPQTIALILAHMDPTEAADTLQYFPDDLRSEVAMRMAKLGDISPSVIKRVSAVLESKLESLASYKVEVGGTRAVADIFNRLGAKSSKATLANIEQVDEELATQIKEMMFTFEDIVTLDKNSIAEVLKAVDKAELMLALKSAPEELKEKFFSAMSERAREAFEEEMQFLGAVKMKDVEAAQRKIVEVVNQLAEAGTIQMGSSEEMIE; encoded by the coding sequence ATGTCTACTTTAACACAGCAGCAACAGGCCGCACTTGATGAAATGAGTATGGCAGAAAAAATTGCCATACTTCTGCTGCAGTTGGGCGAAGACGCAACGGCGGCAATATTTTCAAATATGGGTGTTGAGGCTATTACTGAAATATCAAAATATATTGCAGCAAACAAAACCATTGACAAGGCAATAGCAACTGCTGTTTTAGAAGAGTTTCATGCAATATTTCAGTCAGGTCAGTATATGACTTCAGGCGGTATGGAGTATGCAAGAGAGTTACTGTATAGAACACTCGGTCCGGAAGAGGCAAAAAAGATTCTGGACAAACTCTCAAAAAGCATGCAAAACACACAAAATTTTGCCTACCTGTCAAAAATCAAGCCGCAACAGCTTTCCGATTTTATTATCAATGAACATCCACAGACCATTGCTTTGATTTTGGCACACATGGACCCTACAGAGGCTGCTGACACATTGCAGTATTTTCCGGATGATTTGCGAAGTGAAGTTGCGATGCGTATGGCAAAACTCGGAGATATCTCTCCTTCTGTGATTAAACGGGTTTCTGCTGTTCTTGAATCAAAACTTGAATCTCTTGCTTCTTACAAAGTAGAAGTTGGCGGAACGCGTGCGGTTGCAGATATCTTTAACCGCCTTGGTGCAAAAAGCTCTAAAGCAACTTTGGCAAATATTGAGCAGGTCGATGAAGAGTTGGCAACACAGATTAAAGAGATGATGTTTACTTTTGAAGATATTGTGACTTTGGACAAGAATTCTATTGCAGAGGTTTTAAAGGCTGTAGACAAAGCAGAACTGATGCTGGCACTCAAATCTGCTCCCGAAGAGTTAAAAGAGAAGTTTTTCTCTGCAATGAGTGAACGGGCCCGTGAAGCCTTTGAAGAAGAGATGCAGTTCCTGGGAGCTGTTAAAATGAAAGATGTTGAGGCGGCTCAGAGAAAAATTGTTGAAGTGGTCAATCAGTTGGCTGAAGCGGGAACTATCCAAATGGGATCGAGCGAAGAGATGATAGAGTAA
- a CDS encoding LptF/LptG family permease — translation MLAFRYISWHYIKYFLIILTALVLFVVGFDYMGSAQDLSKSSANLILIYLVYKSFSAIDILLPIALVFGMISTKIYLIRSNALVSFFSLGYSRVDVLRPFVLVSTAVIVLFIALHAWSNFARAEEFSRNIKKNSQYLSPTRDLFFAYRGKYIYFSKLLPLQETAKNIRVFSVTNESLKEVVVAKSARYTDNYWFIRQADIITKPDDLSLASPGIQVTKAKDLKILEGFRPKMLDQVYEGKVNFTIIDAVDAMLLLNKQNINTDNIKSALYKIFIYPFFVPCLIVIIFFFVPMSVRFLNVSLFTFGAILATLLTWGILFFLIKLANNKVIPSEIGIVLPVAILALLAFFQWYRHRALLS, via the coding sequence ATGTTAGCATTCAGATATATTTCATGGCACTATATAAAATATTTTTTGATTATACTGACAGCTTTGGTCCTGTTTGTTGTCGGATTTGACTATATGGGCAGTGCCCAGGATTTATCCAAGTCATCGGCAAATCTTATTTTGATTTATCTGGTGTACAAATCATTTTCTGCCATAGATATTTTACTGCCAATCGCACTGGTATTTGGGATGATATCTACAAAAATATATCTTATCCGCTCCAATGCACTTGTTTCATTCTTTTCTTTGGGATATTCAAGAGTAGATGTTTTGCGTCCCTTTGTTCTTGTTTCTACCGCTGTTATCGTGCTTTTTATAGCGCTGCATGCCTGGTCGAATTTTGCCAGAGCAGAAGAGTTTTCCAGAAATATTAAAAAGAATTCACAATATTTAAGTCCCACACGCGATCTTTTTTTTGCCTACAGGGGAAAGTACATATATTTTTCAAAACTGCTTCCTCTGCAGGAAACTGCGAAGAATATTCGTGTGTTTAGTGTTACCAATGAGTCTTTAAAAGAGGTCGTTGTTGCCAAGTCAGCCAGATACACAGACAACTACTGGTTTATCAGACAGGCTGACATTATTACAAAGCCTGATGATTTATCTCTTGCCTCACCCGGTATTCAAGTCACAAAAGCAAAAGATTTGAAAATTTTAGAAGGGTTTCGTCCTAAAATGCTTGACCAGGTTTATGAGGGAAAAGTGAATTTTACAATTATAGATGCCGTTGATGCTATGCTTTTACTCAATAAACAAAACATTAATACGGATAATATCAAATCAGCACTTTATAAAATATTTATCTATCCTTTTTTTGTTCCCTGTCTGATTGTTATAATATTTTTCTTTGTCCCAATGAGTGTACGGTTTTTGAATGTTTCGCTTTTTACATTTGGTGCAATCCTGGCAACTTTGCTCACCTGGGGGATTCTCTTTTTTCTGATAAAGCTTGCAAATAATAAAGTGATACCGAGTGAAATCGGGATAGTCCTTCCTGTTGCAATATTGGCTCTGTTGGCCTTTTTTCAGTGGTATAGACACAGAGCACTACTGTCTTAG